AGACCGCGTGGTGTTCAGAGTTTCAGCAGCTCCGCAAGGTGATCGCTGAGGATGGCACGGACGTCGAGGTTGAACGGGCGCTCGCGGCAGGAGCCCAGCCCGTGAAGACCGTGCCGATGGCCTCGCCTGAGTCAGAGCAGACCGCCACCTCGACGCGGATAGGCCAGCGGACCGTGCGCTGAGTTCCCCCCAAGCGTGGCCGAGACCAGAGGAGGTAGAGGAGCCCAGGCCGCAAGAGGTCAGCACGCCGCCGTTGGCACCTGCGTGGCAGGAGCCGAAGAAGGTGCGAGCGCCGAGGGTGAATCGGGCTGGCTTTCTGTGTCGTGCGTTTGTGCTGGATGTGTGTGCTTGCCCTCGATTTGGTCGCTGGACCTGACTCGGCGAAAGGTTAGCGCAGGCTTGCCAGTACTTCGGCGAGCCGCCCTGGCTGCGAGGCGAAGGGCGAGTGGCTGGACTCCAGCGTCTTCTGCTCGAACCGGTTGCCGGGCGTGAAGGCATCCGCCTCACGGATCATCAAATCCTGGATGGCGGGCGTAGTGGCGCGGTCCAGGGTGCAGCGAATGTAGCTGCGCGGAATGCGCCCCCACCGCTCCCGCGTCACGACGCACTCGGAAGTCCAGAGCCCGAGCGGCAAATCCGGGGTGAGCGCCAGCGCGAAGGGCAAGAACGCCTGGGTCTCGACGTCGTTGTAGTACGCGGCGCGCAGAGCCTCGAGGTACGCGGCATCTCCGCGCGGATTGATGCGCGCGGCCCCCAGCGTTGCCGGGTTCCCCACGAAGAGGGAGTTTCCGTGCTCGGTCTTCGCTTCGGGCAGCTCACCGTAGGCGCTCGGGACCTTCAGCCTCACGGGGCAGTAGGCCGTCAGGTATACCAACCGCCCTACCCGCTCCGGGGCCAGCTCCCCCGCTCGGGTAATCACCGCCCCACCGACGCTGTGGCCCACGAGGATGGGACGAGCGCCCCCCTGGAGGGACTGGAG
This genomic interval from Stigmatella aurantiaca contains the following:
- a CDS encoding alpha/beta fold hydrolase, which codes for MNRRNLLKGTMLVTAALPLVGSSEAHAAPRSGSKTFVLVHGAWHNSLHWGRVAQHLSGLGHRVVSLDLPGHGLNACYPSAYLSGAWARLAEEPSPVRDITLEACALAVVNALQSLQGGARPILVGHSVGGAVITRAGELAPERVGRLVYLTAYCPVRLKVPSAYGELPEAKTEHGNSLFVGNPATLGAARINPRGDAAYLEALRAAYYNDVETQAFLPFALALTPDLPLGLWTSECVVTRERWGRIPRSYIRCTLDRATTPAIQDLMIREADAFTPGNRFEQKTLESSHSPFASQPGRLAEVLASLR